The DNA window aaataaACTGTCAGCGAAGGTTGCGTTTCATcgggaaatatcttttttttttttttttaaagactaataaaaattgtttttatctacCGTTAAAAACATTGCGAATAATTTTCATTTCGCAGATGTAAAAGATCTAAGAGTTAATACGGGTGAGAATTATCAATAAGCATGCTTAATGTGTCAGGCTACGAAGAATACAAATATTTGAggtttgagtaattttttttttatttaaaaactaatttaaatttgtctttatctaccattaaaaagaacaaataatttgAACTGCGACTTTGTGCAACCGGGAATTATCAATAAGATAGTTTAGTTCGACAAGCTACAAAGAATGCAAGCACTgtatttgtggaattttttttatgttcttgacAATGCATTTTCCTGCCAAAAATGCTGCTAAGTTTTTTCTACATGGCAATGCTCAGTAAATATATAAGGCATTAAAAGCTGCTTAAGAGCTGTCGATCACTGGTGGGTGGAAGTACCCGTGAATGGACAATGGCTACCATGTTTTTGCTCATGTACGATGGATTCTGATTGGTTAAGTTATATGGAACAAAGACCTCCTCTATAGGCTCTGAGGACACTATGGGGAATTATTGACCTTAATTccataatgattataaaatttgACTTGttccaatattaataataacataaattacagtTCATGGGAATAATCACTACGGTGATAACGAAAAATTTACAAGTTTCGGACTTACTTGTGAGTGAATTGTATCTGGTATTCACAGAAATCGGTTATTCCAAAAttcttacgtgtgtgtgtgtgtgtgtgtgtgtgtgtgtgagagagagagagagagagagagagagaggttctgtttTAACTGTTGCTTCCTTCATCCTCGCCCCTCATACATACATCTCAGTTAAGCAAACTAACAAGATAGCAGGCTTCCCAAATgatacttattctctctctctctctctctctctctctctctctctctctctctctctctctctctctctctctctctctctctctctctctctctctctctctctctctctctcttctcgaacAGGCAAACAAATCCCGGACCTAAAGGGGAGATtgtagatttatagattttagtcatacatgccaagcactggcgcaactaaggccattcagcactgaaacgggaagtgacagtgaaaaggttacaaaggtgtaacagaaacacctcgcagttgcactatgaatcaattgttaggagagggtggacaggaagatggaagaaagagatatgaacggaggtacagtaaaaggaatgaaagcagttgcagctaggggccgaagacacgctgcaaagaaccttaagtaatgcctacattgcaccgcatgagatgcattGACTGCCCTACCCCCCTACGAAGCCTTAAAGGGTTGAGTTGAGATATTACTTTAGAGACCCATTCAATACGTTTTCGTTTTCTATGACATAGTTCTCTCGACCTCTTAGCTATTACATTCTTGTACACTATACTGTACGAAATATCGCTTTTAAAGAATCACACACCAAATCAAGTATATTTTAGCTTATTTGGTTCctcatattaacaaaatattgtatAGACATCACGtctgaaaacaatttttcttattgaattttTCAACCGTATTGATTGTTCAATGCGATATCGAACGACATCGGGAAAACTGAAAACTACCAACACAATCTATAAAAGTATTCgatatcttttatgaaaataattatctttaacCAAACAAGGATGTTAAAGtataagaaaattgttttatgtttcataGTTTGCATAACAATTTCGGCAATATAGCTTTCCCTAAAGGCCCTTAGGTAGCATATTCTCTGAAAATTGTCCAACAATTTTTAAGAAGTTGCAATTTAAATTCTGGGAAGACACGTACTAAGGAGTTATGTGTCTTCAGGTAGTGTATATTACtataaaattatgaagaatgtACTTAGATTTTCTGTATTCGAGTACCTTAAAATGAATTCCGAATTGGAGTGATCGAAATCAGAATGAATTTGAGCTGGGTTATTACGGATTTGATTAATATATGCAATTAGGCAGTCCACGTAGGGTCCTGCacttatttttaccataattCATGAAATTATGACGAAATCATAATTGCTACTGTTGAtgcagaaggaaacaaaataCTAAATGATATGACAGCAAATACTTCAGACGATGATGAATAAATGGCCATAGATTATACATAACACAAGTATCCATCACTTAAAAATCTGATCAATTATACAGAATTACTTAGAAGTTGCTCTATTGCAATCAGTGGTCTCAGTATGTTAAATACTCTCATTGAAATGCAATTACAGACAAGCAGCATAGAAAGATAAGACGATAACCTGCATGTGCCCAATAAAATCTGGACGCAAGCAAGTGAAATGCACAAAGGAACATGTAGACATGTCCATGATGAGTGACTTGATTAGACTAAGGGTGGGCACCTCCAAAGACCACGCATCATAACAGAGTAATCTTGCACAAagtataaagaagaagaaaggggaatgAAGTGCACAAACAACCATGGAGTTATTATTAAATGAGACTGCCAATATTCGTATTGATATTCTAGTACTAATAAAATCCTGGTTAATAAATTTTAGATAACCAAATGACACCGCATACCTATGATCCAGCCAGGGACATACATAATTAGTACTAGCATTATGAACAGTATTATCAGCACTGTTCATGAGAAAAGACATAGCGAATAGTAGAGCCATGTGTAAAGTATTCACTAACGAGGTGGCACTCGGAAGACTCATTAAACTCTCATTTGAGTAACAATTTGAAAGTTATTCAAGATAAAGTAaacacatttaaaataaatttttacctctAGAAGGGAAAACACAGGCTTAGTTACATTATCATGTAGCCGCTAATTTCAAAAAGTTTCTTTCAGTGAATAGTGCTAATATCTCACTGGACAATACTCAATATTACTTTCTTCGTTGATTACCTGTGAAGTatcgtaatattttttataatgtcttGAAGTCAAAGGCATTTACACTGAAGTCATTTCGACCGGGTTGGGGGACCCGTTTTGGGTCATTAGCCACTGACTGAATACTAATACTAACCATTGCTGAGGCTCTCCCAAGCAGTGGTGAAAGGTGTCGTGTGGGCTAtggaaaaaaagggtaaaaaatgcGACAGAAAAAACAGTTGACATGTGTTTTACCGTTCATTTCCTGCACTAATGTAGCACAACGGTAAGCGGAGTACCTTGATATATCTCGGAAGAAGAGGAACtgtgataaatatgtttatgttttcTCATGGATCTgtataagaagaaaaatgactCAAGGTTAAAGGTGAAGACTGATCGCATAGGGACAAAAAGAAGCATTGGACATGTATGTAGGTCAGGCTGCCAGGGGGAAAATGGTAACCATTCGATAGGGGACCAACTTGCGCGCACATCATGAGCAGTAATAGTTGAGCATGTGAAATGggattaaaagtgaaaaaatggttattttcagAATATAATCAAACAGAAGTCTGAAGAATTcggaaaggaaacaaataaagaattaaaaaagtaaacaactAAAACAACTACGAATGCAATACAAAATAGGACCCTAATTATACGTATCCTTAATTCAAGAAATTTGAAATGGGTGGGTTAGTAAGGTTTATGGAAATAGATAtatgaagaggaaggaaaaggtaAGACCACAAGTGAGGTTAACTGTCACATATACAAGTATTATTCAAAAGAAGTGAAAATTATCTCCCCCcgggaaaaaaacacaaaaaatatcaatTGCAAATATACAAGGTTATGACAAGCTGGAGAAATTAGACTTAGTGAATTTGGCTTAAAGTCAGCTACTGTTttaaaagcattctctctctctctctctctctctctctctctctctctctctctctctctctctctctctctctctcagctccaaCGTccagagattttatttattgtgtgatatgaatgataattatcatcGTTCTTCAACGCCATTTCACGCAAAGGGTCCCATATTGATGATATCTTTAAACAGTTCTCGCTTTCACGTTAACGCAAGGGATCTCCACATGTAGGGTTCAAGTACAAGTCAAGTTAATTAGGGAATTACAAAACATCCTAAATACTTTGAAAGGATACTATCTTACTAGCGTCACATTTATTATCCTCACTCCAAGGAACTCGTAAATTGTATTAGTATACTATTTTCAAAGTCTGAACAATGTCCGCTCAAAACTGGAATGGAAATCTTAAATCAAACTTCGAGTACTGTTGACGCACCGTAAGAGTCACCGTCACTCGAATTCAAACTGACCTTGATTTCGGGTGGCGAAGTCTTCAACGTGTGACATGAGGATGACGTCACGAACCGGAATCGGATGTACcgtaaataaaagcataacaagtAATGTGTGGTTGTTTGTATGTACTCACAGTTTCTTGCATCTGCCTCATGGCATGTCAGTTTATTCATCTCTGTTTGAATGTATGAAAatagggcattttttttttttcacttttatcgtCAGCTTGTTAGGCCTAGCGAGTTACTCCGGTTAGGAGCCACACAGGAACTCTCCCTTACCTCAGGCCCTTGGTCAGCTACGTCACAGAAGAGAGGATGAGGATGAGTCATTCCTAGACCTACGAggttagacagaaaaaaaaaaatcattagtggTCTGTGGGTGTCCtttaaaccataaaataaaaacgtctaaattaaaaagttttaccTAGTCAAGAACTTCCTTGTGCTTTCCTCGTGTTTCTTTGAGGAAATTGAATCATTACGGGATCTACAAGGAATAAGAAActatgctggcacaaggccagctcaattcaaaaacaagaagaaaaagaagacgctTGCCGCACCTTTGTTTGTACGTGTTCGAGAGATCAATCATAGACTCAGTCACTCCAAGCAACAATTGCAATCTAAGCAACAGCAATTTTCCTGTTGCTtaaaaaggtgatatatatatactgtatatatatatataatatatatatatatatatatatatatatatatatatatatatatatatatatatatatatatatatatattagcctagtGGTTAAGACACTCGCTGTCCTCGCCGTCAAATGACATTTGTTTCTTTCAGTGTAAAGTTGCTGCTGACCTCACGCCAGATGAAATAGTtcggttgtgtatatatatatatatatatatatatatatatatatatatatatatatatatatatatatatatatatatatatatatatatatatatatcgtacatgtTAATTCATGTGATGATACTTTTATTTCAGCATCTCCTTACTATCTCGTCATTTTCGTTCCTatgattttttacaaaattaaaacgaACTTgagataataaaagtttttaaaagttcttATTCCTGTCCACGTGGCTGCCATGTGAAGCGAACAAGCAATTGGATCTCAAATATGTCTGCGGTGATAGATCTTGTTCAACAAGTCAACACTTCCTCCCCTAAAATCGGAGTCTCTTGCCCCGCCTACTGCAGCAGAGACAGAACTAGCGGCGGCGGCGGAGTTGGTGGTTGAGATGGTGTCAGATGCCAAAAATAGCGAAGGGAACGGCGCGGGGGAGGGCCGCTCCTAGGGTCTGCCCATCCCCCGGAAGGAccagtgacagaaaaaaaaaaaagtggtattcGAGGCTGCTGAAACTTCGCTGGGAACGTTAGTCTCACGTTAGCCTCGTCGCGCGAACTTCGGGTGGTTGGAtatctctctctcgtgttgtaaGTACCTATGGTCACTGCCTACTCAGTTTCATTGCCTTAGAAGGATCTCACTTTAGTGAAAGGTTACCGCCCCTGTGTCTCTCTTcagaaagcgaagaagaagaaaaatgtggtaTCTATTTTGACTGGATACcatttgcttgtttgctttcACATCCTAGTGTCGGGGGAGAAATGTGAAAATTCATCCGCGGCATTATAGCGTTCTGTAATAGTTTTGTACGTTAATTCGCTTGATATAAAGTCATTTCACTCGCTTTCCTGTAAACATACATACGAGCAACGCTCTGGCGAtctctaaaagaataaaaatctgcGGGAACGCGTGACTCGTAGGACGTGACCGCCATCCAAATTCAGAGATCAATTTTAACCTGTTGTTCGTTTTCCCTTCGCTGTCCATAGAAGTGAAcacgaaaacatgaaaaaaagccTTTTAAAAAACTCTTTTGAACACGATAAAGCATATGCTTTAAAAAGTTTAGGTGAGGTCATGCAATCAATCTTAAACAGCAGTCTAGTGCCACTTCCGGTGAAAGTTCCAGCAGCAATAAGGACAAAGTGTGTCTAATTGTGCTTCCGTTCGTGAGATCGTAATGTGCTGTAGATGAAGCTAAAAGTCAGTTTTAACCTTATGTAGTTTTAcacaatttgaaaataaactggCTTGTTTCTTATTTGGATAACCGTTTCAAGAATTATGAAAGCTGATGTAAGATAAAATGAAGGGGCGTCTGCTAACAACGTAATCACGATCTTGTACGAAGTGATAGGCCTACAGGGTGGAGCCAGtttcctacgagagagagagagagagagagagagagagagagagagagagagagagagagagagagagagagagagaggacatgaatTAAGAATTAgaacaaattagaaaattaagTGCATCAGAAAAGCAGAAAACAGGTCTACTTAACATTACTGACAACACCCAACGATATGAGTTACTATTCCTCCGAAGTTTTTCGTCCACCAAAATGTCAAATGGCTACATTGTCTTCTGCTCGATATGCATACCATATATCCTTTAGAATAGGGTACTGTTTTAGACAAAACTTCCCATATACAATGGAAGAAAATTTGATCACTCTAATTTGGCATTTAATTTAGAAATTAGACGGACCTTCGGTTCATCTCCCGAACTTTCAGTCCCGTCACTTagtcttaaaggaaaaaaaaatgagttcgtgctctgtgtgtgtgtgggagttaAAAGAAGTTTAAAAAGGGCTACTTTACCCAATCAAGACTATTTAGGCCATAAAATGCCCAAAGAATTTCTTCCTCCACCCTTTTTGGCTTTTAGACTAATGCTCTCAATTCCATTCATAGACCTTACGTCATGTTTACATTTAGACCGAGCTTCAGGATAACATTTCGCAGCACGTTGAACGAACACGAAAGACATTTTGATGAACAGGAAGCACAGCTGTTGGCAAGGGGGGTAACCTTTGAATCTTAACCGCAACTCACTAGAGATTCCTCCACGAAGGGAGATGGCGTCATGGTTATGACATCACTGCAGTGCCGTCGTCAGACTGCTTTGAAGAGTGATGTCATCGGTGAGATCTTATCCTTGATTTCTGTTAGACTAAATGAATGCCTTTTAAGACTTCTTAGTCTTTCTTAAATTAAAGGCATTATATAAACCAATCAAAAGACATTGATTTTCCAGGGAAATTGTTTCAGCATTGAACACTTCGGGTAAATTTAGTCCCGCTTAATttattcactaactggcaactctcAGTGACGACATAAAAATGACAGGTTTCCTTCATGACGTCATGAAACATCCGTTTATTGATGGCGTCACTATTTGGTCACTCTTACGATGATGAGGTCATGTTAAATATTACACGGCACAACACAGTTTATGCGCATATGGATACATAAGTACATGTATACAACTGAATAGTGTGAAATGAACATTTTCGTGCGCAGCAGAAATTTGCATAGGCTAAGCATTTAAATCACTGTGCGATTACAGATATATAATTCTAgaacattattttcttgtttgaataAACATGTTTATAAAAGCAACCCTCCCtcatatacacactatatgtatgtgtgtgtatatgaggtATGGCTCCTTTTATACACATATTaattcaaacaataaaaagatgttcaagtattatatatatgtgatcgtacaatgatttaaatgcaaatttctGCTGCGCACGAATATGTTCATTTTACATTCTTCGTTTATGGATGTATATTAATGCACATGTATtcagtagtgtgtgtgtatgtatatatatatatatatatatatatatatatatatatatatatatatatatatatatatatatatatatatatatatatatatatatatatatatatatatatatatatatatatatatatatatatatatatatatatgtgtgtgtgtgtgtgtgtgtgtgtttattggaACGAGGTAAcgcaaggtctatagaccttgaggtaacgttgccgacctgaccacgagaaggatagtCTATTGCCGCtggtgtacatacatatacctgtcgaatccagatatatttattagagctggaacagacaCATTCTCACCAtggtagccaagtgggcaatcgtttttcagtgctttttaggttgaaatgtatatatatatatatatatatatatatatatatatatatatatatatatatatatgcgtgtgtatatatatatatatatatatacatatataatgtactggttactttttaccagatacgtatgtaattgtaatagccctaatgccctcttaacttctcgaattcttcacactttatgAATACGcctgtcactgcaaagccttaggtCCAAATGCAAGAAAGATGAACTTCCATCCATATTTTAATCCCTAACGTTCATCTCAAATTTTCCCTCTCGAACATGCCAACTAATTTTCTCTGGCATTGCAGGAAACCTCCcacagaaaagagagagtaaagagaaaagTGTAACCCTCAACCCATTCGAAATCCGCCAAGATGTCTGCCGGTTGGACAGTTGGAGCAGGTCGACCAACGGTCGTCCAACCTTCGGCGTATACCGCCAGTGGGGAAGAAGGAGGCATAGACTGCGGCTGCTGTAGGTGCTGCCCTTGCATTTACCTAGGCTTCCTTAAAACCAAACCAGGGTGGCTGAAAATTATCGAGTTGGTAAGCCCAAAGGGAGaccagtttttcttgtttttttcatatttcgtttttttttcttttttactgtctTTCTTCTATAAAAGTTGGTGGTTTGGTATTTTGATTAAAGGTGATTATATTTCCATGTCATTAATGTTTGTTATGGCTTTAATTATATACTAATAGGTATTCAGATGATGGTATTgagatgaaaggggttgcagctaggggtcgaagggatgctgcattaagtaatgcctatagtgctctgcgtgaggggcactgacggcactacacccctacggagACGAAGATTTATAAAATAACACCGTGATATATAAATCATCTCTTTACAGGTACTGACGGCCATAACCCTCATATTGGTGTTAGACTATGGCCTGCCCTACAGCGAGACAATCGGCCAAGCCTTCGACTTCTTCCTGGTTATAGTGTCTGCGGGAATCTTTGTGATCAGTTTGCTCGTCTTCTGCTACATCATATCTCCGAACTCTTTCAATCTCATCCGGGCTTCTGCTCTTgtgagtaaattatgttttttccattttgtgtttcctttttttctttcttggtgtAATTTCTTATTATGTCAGTTGCCAAAATAATGTAGTGGCAAGGTTGAAGTGTGCTTCAAAACAGCCAAAACAATGTAGTGGAAATATAGTCAGCTTCAAATCCGCCAAGATAATTTAGTGGAAATATAGGCAGCTTCAAAACACCCAAAACAATGTAGTGGCAATACTGTGGTAAGCTTCAAAACAGAACATTGTAGTGGCAAGATTGTAGTCAGCTGCAAAAGTCAGAACTTTGTAGTGGTAAGGTTGTAGTCAGCTTCAGTAAAGTTAGAATACTGTAGTCAGCTCAAAACAGCCAAAACACTGTAGTGGTTAGGC is part of the Macrobrachium rosenbergii isolate ZJJX-2024 chromosome 41, ASM4041242v1, whole genome shotgun sequence genome and encodes:
- the sing gene encoding protein singles bar; the protein is MSAGWTVGAGRPTVVQPSAYTASGEEGGIDCGCCRCCPCIYLGFLKTKPGWLKIIELVLTAITLILVLDYGLPYSETIGQAFDFFLVIVSAGIFVISLLVFCYIISPNSFNLIRASALELVFNLLICALYFACSCHLSWAVQTYLYPHYRVTAYYTVYPAMTAAYVLGFVLTVIHGLDAILALRHLKGRP